The proteins below are encoded in one region of Bacteroides uniformis:
- a CDS encoding vWA domain-containing protein, which yields MNTTVTRYDTAFYVQALDRFVATGECAETDTEPLYAYLLSVMNDSMVKVQVLGDEVCARIFYDTMIQFIQLNLEKERYHLRKSQSERTGMKLVLEWSMAKRKDGWQALLQQISDKYREYGFDSRFYRSHFGTEGGYADDEVWEKMVDDWEDAFQLKMHEEKEKEIAFRKDALERRLRSNLKDIPEYIRQNRVDKDEFFQTWGMMSGLWNTVDFERIRKIVRIQRSCPEIVKVARKMGRMADDEGREQIRVAEGNVYKMEHSSKCDILGISTGNDLNALLPIELAHSADSELEDLFVYKYLTRKLQTFRYKSEIMQPARRIETKPARPKGPMIVCLDTSGSMAGKPEKIAHSLLIKLLEIADRQRRNCFLIAFSVSIQPIDVRKERARLLEFFSKTACGDTDATRMLEATFRLLKEGKEYMNADVLWVSDFKIPHSSPAFMEEIRRCREAGTHFYGLQIGITDNEWTPFFDRIYRAEYTPLRNY from the coding sequence ATGAACACCACCGTCACCCGATATGACACCGCCTTCTATGTGCAGGCACTGGACCGTTTCGTTGCCACCGGAGAGTGCGCAGAGACGGATACCGAGCCCTTGTATGCCTATCTACTCTCTGTGATGAACGACTCCATGGTCAAGGTGCAGGTGCTGGGCGATGAGGTCTGTGCACGTATCTTTTACGACACCATGATTCAGTTCATCCAATTGAACTTGGAGAAGGAGAGGTACCACCTCCGGAAAAGCCAGTCGGAACGGACCGGGATGAAGCTCGTGCTGGAATGGTCCATGGCAAAGCGGAAAGACGGCTGGCAAGCCTTGCTCCAGCAGATTTCCGACAAATACCGGGAGTACGGCTTCGACTCCCGTTTCTACCGCAGCCACTTCGGTACAGAAGGAGGATATGCGGACGATGAAGTCTGGGAGAAAATGGTGGACGACTGGGAAGACGCCTTCCAACTGAAGATGCACGAAGAAAAGGAGAAAGAGATTGCTTTCCGCAAAGATGCCCTCGAGCGCAGGCTCCGTTCCAATCTGAAAGACATCCCCGAGTACATCCGCCAGAACCGGGTGGATAAGGACGAATTCTTCCAGACCTGGGGCATGATGAGCGGCTTGTGGAATACTGTCGACTTTGAGCGTATACGGAAAATCGTGCGCATCCAGCGCTCTTGCCCCGAGATAGTGAAAGTGGCCCGCAAGATGGGGCGTATGGCAGACGACGAAGGACGTGAGCAAATCCGCGTTGCCGAGGGAAACGTCTACAAAATGGAGCACTCCTCCAAATGTGACATCCTGGGCATCAGTACCGGCAACGACCTCAATGCCCTGCTTCCCATTGAGCTTGCCCATTCGGCAGACAGCGAACTGGAAGATTTGTTCGTCTACAAATACCTCACCCGCAAGCTCCAGACCTTCCGCTATAAATCGGAAATCATGCAGCCTGCCCGGCGCATCGAAACCAAGCCTGCCCGTCCCAAAGGTCCGATGATTGTCTGTCTAGACACCTCGGGAAGCATGGCCGGCAAGCCGGAGAAGATTGCCCACTCCCTGCTGATAAAGCTCCTGGAGATAGCCGACCGTCAACGGCGGAACTGCTTTCTGATAGCTTTTTCCGTCTCCATCCAGCCGATTGACGTAAGGAAGGAACGGGCAAGGCTGCTCGAATTCTTCTCAAAGACAGCTTGCGGGGATACGGATGCCACCCGCATGCTGGAAGCCACGTTCCGCCTGCTCAAAGAAGGCAAGGAGTATATGAATGCCGATGTGCTTTGGGTCAGCGACTTCAAGATTCCTCACTCTTCACCTGCCTTTATGGAGGAGATTCGTCGCTGTCGGGAAGCCGGTACACACTTCTACGGTCTGCAGATTGGCATCACGGACAATGAGTGGACGCCGTTCTTCGACCGCATCTATCGGGCGGAATACACCCCTTTGCGGAATTACTGA
- a CDS encoding TonB-dependent receptor codes for MNKKILTAILISIALPGGMLSAPADSLRLKSYKLDEVVVTGTRNETDIRHLPMTISVVGRQQLEQTYQPSILPALTEQVPGLFTTSRGIMGYGVSTGAAGGMSLRGIGAGVNAAGGPTTSLLVLIDGHPQYMGLMGHPIADAYQSMMAERVEVLRGPASVLYGSNAMGGVINIVTRKMQEDGVKTNAQIGYGSYNTLQTEVSNRVRKGRFSSVVTGSYNRTDGHRDDMEFEQYGGYAKLGYDFSDTWKLWGDVNITRFNASNPGEADNPYIDNDSRITRGMTSFALENRYDCTSGAVSFFYNWGRHRINDGYHPGGEPQKSHFNSKDRMLGISWYQSATLFTGNRLTVGFDYQHFGGESWNKVVAIDEAKPGQQIGDRIPGVDKQMDEFAGYVDFRQDINSWLSLDAGVRIDHHSHVGTEWIPQGGLAFHLPRQAELKAMVSKGFRNPTIREMYMFPPQNPDLKAESLMNYELSFTGQLLGGPMSYGVNLYYINGDNIIMTDPALRKNVNSGEIENWGVETNLGYRINRHWQMNANYSWLHMENPVLAAPEHKLYAGADFTQGRWGLSTGIQYVKGLHTSVTPGKEKQESFVLWNLRANYRLCSFADVFVKGENLLAQRYEINAGFPMPKATVMGGVNINF; via the coding sequence ATGAATAAAAAGATTTTAACGGCTATTTTAATAAGTATTGCCCTGCCAGGGGGCATGCTGTCCGCACCTGCCGACAGCCTCCGGCTGAAAAGCTACAAGCTTGATGAAGTCGTGGTGACCGGGACAAGAAATGAAACAGACATCCGCCACCTGCCAATGACCATCTCCGTAGTGGGCCGCCAGCAACTGGAACAGACCTACCAGCCCTCCATCCTGCCTGCACTGACCGAGCAGGTGCCCGGACTTTTCACCACAAGCCGCGGCATCATGGGCTACGGCGTATCCACGGGAGCCGCAGGAGGCATGAGCCTGCGCGGCATAGGCGCCGGGGTGAATGCCGCCGGAGGACCTACAACCAGCCTGCTGGTGCTGATAGACGGACACCCGCAATACATGGGCTTGATGGGGCATCCCATCGCCGACGCCTACCAGAGCATGATGGCCGAACGGGTGGAAGTGCTGCGCGGTCCCGCCTCCGTCCTCTACGGGTCCAATGCAATGGGCGGGGTTATCAACATCGTCACCCGCAAGATGCAGGAGGACGGGGTGAAAACCAATGCGCAGATAGGATACGGTTCCTACAATACCCTGCAGACGGAAGTCTCCAACCGCGTGAGGAAAGGGCGTTTCAGCAGCGTGGTGACCGGCTCGTACAACCGTACCGACGGACACCGTGACGACATGGAGTTTGAGCAGTATGGCGGCTATGCCAAACTGGGATACGACTTCAGCGACACCTGGAAGCTGTGGGGCGACGTGAACATCACCCGCTTCAACGCCTCCAATCCCGGCGAAGCCGACAATCCGTATATAGACAACGACTCGCGCATCACACGCGGCATGACCTCCTTCGCACTGGAAAATCGTTACGACTGTACTTCCGGCGCCGTGAGCTTCTTCTATAACTGGGGCCGGCACAGAATTAATGACGGCTACCATCCCGGAGGAGAGCCCCAGAAGTCGCACTTCAACTCCAAGGACCGGATGCTGGGCATATCGTGGTATCAAAGCGCCACGCTCTTCACCGGCAACCGCCTGACCGTAGGTTTCGATTACCAGCACTTCGGCGGAGAGTCCTGGAACAAGGTTGTCGCCATCGACGAGGCAAAACCCGGACAGCAGATTGGTGACCGCATCCCCGGCGTGGACAAGCAGATGGATGAATTTGCAGGCTATGTGGATTTCAGGCAGGACATCAACAGTTGGCTTTCACTGGACGCCGGTGTCCGCATAGACCACCATTCGCACGTAGGCACGGAATGGATTCCCCAAGGGGGACTGGCTTTCCATCTGCCGCGGCAGGCAGAACTGAAAGCAATGGTGAGCAAAGGATTCCGTAACCCCACCATCCGGGAGATGTACATGTTCCCTCCACAGAACCCCGATTTGAAAGCGGAGAGCCTGATGAACTATGAACTCTCCTTTACGGGGCAGCTTTTGGGAGGGCCCATGTCCTATGGGGTGAACCTCTACTACATCAACGGGGACAACATCATCATGACGGACCCTGCCCTGCGCAAGAACGTCAACTCCGGCGAGATAGAGAACTGGGGTGTGGAAACCAACCTCGGATACCGCATCAACCGCCACTGGCAGATGAATGCCAATTATAGCTGGCTGCACATGGAGAATCCGGTACTGGCGGCTCCCGAGCACAAACTCTATGCCGGTGCGGACTTTACGCAAGGACGTTGGGGCCTATCTACCGGTATACAATACGTGAAGGGTCTCCATACCTCGGTCACCCCGGGTAAGGAGAAGCAGGAAAGCTTCGTACTCTGGAACCTGCGTGCCAACTACCGTCTGTGCAGTTTTGCCGACGTCTTCGTCAAGGGTGAAAACCTGCTGGCACAACGCTATGAAATCAATGCAGGCTTCCCCATGCCGAAAGCTACGGTGATGGGAGGCGTAAATATCAACTTTTAA
- a CDS encoding 4Fe-4S dicluster domain-containing protein — protein sequence MLRTIRLTLAVIFFALITLLFLDFTGTLHAWFGWMAKIQFLPAVLALNIGVVLFLAVLTLVFGRIYCSVICPLGVFQDIVSWLSAKRKKNRFRYSSALKWLRYGVLGVFVLAIIGGLNSFVVLLAPYSSYGRIVSSLFSPLYQWANNGLAYLAERADSYAFYETDVWMKSLPTLLIATVTLVVLIVLAWRGGRTYCNTICPVGTVLGFLSKYSLLKPVIDTKKCNSCGLCARNCKASCINIKAHEIDYSRCVACMDCINKCRKGAITYTRRKPASAAVSQETSVAPEQVNDARRAFLSTTAVFAATAALKAQEKKVDGGLAVIEDKKIPERATPITPPGSLSARHFAQHCTACQLCVSVCPNQVLRPSSDLTKLMQPEMSYERGYCRPECAKCAEVCPTDAIHLTSLAEKSAVQIGHAVWIKENCICITDKMECGNCTRHCPAGAIQMVPSDPEDEASIKIPVVNAERCIGCGACENLCPSRPFSAIYVEGHVMHRTV from the coding sequence ATGCTACGTACCATCAGACTGACCCTTGCCGTCATCTTCTTCGCACTCATCACGCTGTTGTTCCTCGACTTCACGGGAACACTGCATGCCTGGTTCGGATGGATGGCGAAGATACAATTCCTGCCGGCCGTGCTGGCACTGAACATCGGTGTAGTACTGTTTCTTGCAGTGCTGACCTTGGTATTCGGACGCATCTACTGCTCCGTCATCTGCCCGTTGGGAGTATTCCAGGACATTGTTTCCTGGCTCTCCGCCAAACGGAAGAAAAACCGTTTCCGCTACTCGTCCGCACTGAAATGGCTACGCTACGGTGTGCTGGGAGTATTCGTACTTGCCATTATCGGCGGACTGAACTCTTTTGTCGTGCTGCTGGCCCCTTACAGCTCATACGGGCGCATCGTTTCCAGCCTTTTCTCCCCACTCTACCAGTGGGCAAACAACGGACTGGCCTACCTGGCCGAACGTGCTGACAGCTATGCCTTCTATGAAACGGATGTATGGATGAAGAGTCTCCCTACCCTGCTGATTGCCACGGTCACTCTGGTGGTCCTCATCGTGCTGGCATGGCGAGGTGGACGTACCTATTGCAACACCATCTGTCCGGTAGGTACAGTGCTTGGCTTCCTCTCGAAGTATTCCTTGCTGAAACCGGTGATTGACACAAAGAAGTGCAACAGTTGCGGACTTTGTGCCCGCAACTGCAAGGCATCGTGCATCAACATCAAAGCACACGAAATAGATTACAGCCGTTGCGTGGCATGTATGGACTGTATCAACAAGTGCAGGAAAGGTGCCATCACTTACACACGCCGCAAGCCGGCCTCCGCTGCAGTCTCCCAGGAAACCTCCGTGGCACCGGAGCAGGTAAACGACGCCCGCCGCGCATTTCTCTCTACAACTGCCGTGTTTGCTGCTACGGCAGCCCTCAAGGCGCAGGAGAAGAAAGTGGACGGTGGACTGGCTGTCATCGAGGACAAAAAAATCCCCGAGCGCGCCACTCCCATCACTCCTCCGGGCTCACTGAGCGCCCGCCACTTTGCACAACACTGCACAGCCTGCCAGCTCTGCGTATCGGTATGCCCCAACCAAGTGCTCCGTCCTTCTTCGGACTTGACAAAACTGATGCAGCCGGAAATGTCCTACGAACGCGGTTACTGCCGCCCCGAATGCGCCAAGTGTGCGGAGGTGTGTCCTACCGATGCCATCCATCTGACGAGCCTCGCCGAGAAATCGGCCGTCCAAATCGGTCATGCCGTATGGATTAAGGAGAATTGCATCTGCATCACAGACAAGATGGAATGTGGGAACTGTACCCGCCATTGTCCGGCCGGTGCCATACAGATGGTTCCTTCAGACCCGGAAGACGAAGCCTCCATCAAGATACCGGTAGTCAACGCCGAACGCTGTATCGGATGCGGAGCATGCGAGAACCTTTGTCCGTCGCGTCCGTTCAGTGCCATTTATGTGGAAGGCCATGTGATGCACAGAACTGTCTGA
- the nudC gene encoding NAD(+) diphosphatase, which translates to MEKSTEPQPSTQWFVFFKDQLLLKKGYTDKGEIKYSVPVSIEPPLTPEAGSNIHEVFPPNGKQVRAFALEQPVAETDEWVMIGLRASYDYISPDEYRSAGKAFQILYWDEHSHFCPVCGTAMEHQTPIMKKCPNCGNEMYPPVSTAIIVLIRKGDEILLVHARNFRGTFYGLVAGFLEAGETLEECVEREVFEETGLKVKNITYFSNQPWPYPSGLMVGFIADYESGEIKLQEDELTAAAFYSKDNLPEIPRKLSIARRLIDWWMENN; encoded by the coding sequence ATGGAAAAATCAACAGAACCCCAACCCTCCACGCAGTGGTTCGTCTTCTTCAAAGACCAACTGCTGCTGAAAAAAGGATATACAGACAAAGGAGAAATAAAATACAGCGTACCCGTCAGTATAGAGCCTCCTCTGACACCGGAAGCCGGAAGTAATATACACGAAGTGTTCCCCCCCAACGGCAAGCAAGTACGTGCATTCGCCTTGGAACAGCCCGTGGCCGAAACCGACGAATGGGTCATGATAGGCCTGCGCGCATCGTACGACTACATCTCGCCGGACGAGTACCGTTCTGCAGGAAAGGCCTTCCAGATACTCTATTGGGACGAGCACAGCCACTTCTGCCCCGTGTGTGGTACCGCCATGGAGCACCAGACCCCCATCATGAAGAAGTGTCCCAACTGCGGCAATGAGATGTACCCTCCCGTTTCCACCGCCATCATCGTACTGATACGCAAAGGAGACGAAATCCTGCTGGTGCATGCCCGGAACTTCCGAGGAACCTTCTACGGACTGGTGGCAGGCTTCCTCGAAGCCGGCGAGACACTGGAAGAATGTGTGGAACGGGAAGTTTTTGAGGAAACGGGGCTGAAGGTAAAGAACATCACCTACTTCAGCAACCAGCCCTGGCCCTACCCCAGCGGATTGATGGTGGGTTTCATTGCCGACTACGAAAGCGGGGAGATAAAACTGCAGGAAGATGAGCTGACCGCTGCCGCCTTCTATTCCAAAGACAACCTGCCCGAAATTCCACGAAAACTGAGTATCGCAAGAAGGCTGATAGACTGGTGGATGGAGAACAATTAA
- a CDS encoding AAA family ATPase, with protein MEITQRIRLLLSEMNRGVYEKETEINLSLLAALAGESILLLGPPGVAKSMVARRLKSAFTDARAFEYLMSRFSTPDEIFGSVSISRLKESDKYERAIDGYLPTADVVFLDEIWKAGPAIQNTLLTVINEKLFRNGDKELHLPLKLLVAASNELPAQGEGLEALWDRFLIRILCTCVKQEESFYKMLLDDSADHPETTACEWQISDREYAEWQAEIRRVTLPLDVLSCITAIRHGLTSVEMQDSDLRRNVYVSDRRWKNIVKLLKTSAFVHGRTEVSMTDLLPVYHCLWSEPDESVAIRDIVIRALFVSHTKQIAGIASSLKSDLKVSRVREALDKARLAGDRRDDDLLITEHFYYQVEKHGTGNTYIFIVDYKNLKEYSAKDAPTLGVMYADPINPKRTIIRAFADTGAVKEEGTERVTLYRDDKHLYINGVRFPMRRLQRGEEQQLWLGNLSVTDRDYETELDAAATSIDRLVRDLSDNLFVSEEDKKSVAQYVSIVRKEIAWARVDMRKLRYGDE; from the coding sequence GTGGAAATAACCCAACGCATTCGTCTCCTCCTTTCCGAAATGAACCGGGGAGTATACGAAAAAGAAACTGAAATAAACCTCTCCCTGCTGGCAGCTCTGGCAGGCGAGAGCATTCTGCTCCTGGGACCTCCGGGAGTAGCCAAGTCAATGGTAGCCAGGCGGCTAAAGTCGGCTTTTACAGATGCCCGTGCCTTTGAATACCTGATGTCCCGCTTCTCTACGCCCGACGAGATTTTCGGTTCTGTCAGCATTAGCCGACTGAAAGAATCCGACAAGTATGAACGTGCCATCGACGGCTATCTGCCCACAGCCGATGTCGTGTTTCTGGACGAAATATGGAAAGCAGGCCCTGCCATACAGAACACTCTGCTGACCGTCATCAACGAGAAACTTTTCCGCAACGGCGACAAGGAACTGCATCTCCCCCTCAAACTGCTCGTAGCTGCCAGTAACGAACTGCCCGCTCAAGGCGAGGGACTGGAAGCCCTATGGGACCGCTTCCTTATCCGCATTCTCTGCACCTGCGTCAAGCAGGAAGAGTCTTTCTACAAAATGCTGCTGGACGATTCTGCCGACCATCCGGAAACGACTGCCTGCGAATGGCAAATCTCCGACCGCGAGTATGCCGAATGGCAAGCTGAGATACGCCGCGTAACCTTGCCTCTCGATGTTCTTTCCTGCATCACAGCCATTCGCCACGGACTGACAAGCGTAGAGATGCAAGACTCCGACCTGCGCCGCAATGTCTACGTCAGCGACCGCCGCTGGAAAAACATCGTGAAGCTGCTCAAGACCTCCGCCTTCGTCCACGGCCGCACGGAAGTCTCCATGACCGACCTGCTTCCCGTCTACCACTGCCTATGGAGTGAGCCTGATGAGAGCGTTGCCATCCGTGACATCGTTATCCGTGCCTTATTCGTGTCCCACACAAAACAGATTGCTGGTATCGCCTCCTCGCTGAAATCCGATTTGAAAGTCAGCCGTGTGCGCGAAGCCCTCGACAAAGCCCGCCTTGCCGGCGACCGTAGGGACGATGACCTGCTGATAACGGAACACTTCTACTACCAGGTGGAGAAACATGGTACGGGCAACACCTACATCTTTATCGTGGACTACAAAAATCTGAAGGAGTACAGCGCCAAAGATGCCCCCACCTTGGGCGTAATGTATGCCGACCCCATCAATCCCAAGCGTACCATCATCCGCGCCTTTGCCGACACCGGCGCCGTGAAAGAGGAAGGCACCGAACGCGTCACCCTCTACCGCGACGACAAGCATCTCTACATCAACGGTGTGCGCTTCCCCATGCGGCGTCTGCAACGAGGTGAGGAGCAACAACTCTGGCTGGGAAACCTCTCCGTCACCGACCGTGACTACGAGACGGAACTGGACGCCGCCGCCACCAGCATAGACCGCCTGGTAAGAGATTTGTCCGACAACCTTTTCGTCTCCGAAGAAGACAAAAAGAGCGTAGCTCAATACGTCTCCATCGTCCGCAAGGAAATAGCCTGGGCGCGTGTGGACATGCGCAAACTGAGATATGGAGACGAATAA
- a CDS encoding aldo/keto reductase: MKEDNKNKINRRDFFKLAGAGTLASAAALYGCSGNKNNGESESAALGEIPTGKMTYRTNPNTGDRVSLLGYGCMRWPTRKRADGNGDEIDQEAVNDLIDYAIAHGVNYFDTSPAYVQGLSERATGIALKRHPREKFFLATKLSNFSPSTHSREESLAMYHRSFRDLQVDYIDYLLLHGIGMGGMEALRSRYLDNGMLDFLLKEREVGRIRNLGFSYHGDIEVFDYLLSRHDELKWDFVQIQLNYVDWRHAKEVNTRNTDAEYLYAELVKRNIPAVIMEPLLGGRLSRLNDHLMARLKQRRPQESVASWAFRFAGTFPDVLTVLSGMTYMEHLQDNLRTFSPLVPCTEEEFTLLEDTAQRMLQYPTVPCNDCKYCMPCPYGLDIPAILLHYNRCINEGNVPQNSQDENYREARRAFLIGYDRSVPRLRQANRCTGCGQCNPHCPQGIDIPAKLQEIDRFVEALKQETL, translated from the coding sequence ATGAAAGAAGACAATAAGAACAAGATAAACCGCCGCGATTTCTTCAAACTCGCCGGTGCAGGAACGCTTGCCTCGGCAGCAGCCCTATACGGCTGTTCGGGCAACAAGAACAACGGGGAAAGCGAATCGGCCGCACTGGGCGAGATACCAACCGGCAAGATGACCTATCGTACCAACCCCAACACGGGCGACCGGGTTTCTCTGCTGGGATACGGATGCATGCGATGGCCCACCCGGAAACGCGCCGATGGGAATGGAGACGAAATAGACCAGGAAGCCGTGAACGACCTGATAGACTATGCCATTGCTCACGGAGTGAACTATTTCGACACCTCTCCCGCCTATGTGCAAGGTCTGTCGGAGCGCGCCACAGGCATTGCCTTAAAACGCCATCCACGGGAGAAATTCTTCCTTGCCACAAAGCTGTCCAACTTCAGTCCCAGCACGCACAGCCGCGAAGAGTCCCTTGCCATGTATCACCGCTCCTTCCGCGACCTGCAAGTGGACTACATCGACTACCTCCTGCTGCACGGCATCGGCATGGGCGGCATGGAAGCCCTCCGTTCCCGCTATCTGGACAACGGCATGCTGGACTTCCTGCTGAAAGAGCGCGAAGTCGGACGCATCCGCAACCTCGGATTCTCCTATCATGGAGACATCGAAGTCTTTGACTACCTGCTCTCCCGCCACGACGAACTGAAATGGGACTTCGTACAAATCCAACTGAACTACGTGGACTGGCGACATGCCAAAGAAGTGAATACCCGCAACACGGATGCCGAATACCTATATGCCGAGCTGGTGAAGCGCAACATTCCCGCCGTTATCATGGAGCCGCTGCTGGGCGGACGCCTATCCCGCCTGAACGACCACTTGATGGCACGTCTGAAACAACGCCGCCCGCAAGAGAGCGTGGCTTCCTGGGCCTTCCGATTTGCAGGTACTTTCCCCGATGTGCTGACCGTACTGAGCGGAATGACGTACATGGAGCATCTGCAAGACAACCTGCGTACCTTCTCCCCGCTTGTTCCATGTACGGAAGAGGAGTTTACCCTACTGGAAGATACCGCCCAGCGAATGCTGCAATACCCCACCGTGCCGTGCAACGACTGCAAATACTGTATGCCGTGCCCCTATGGGCTGGATATTCCAGCCATCCTGCTGCACTACAACCGCTGCATCAACGAGGGCAACGTGCCGCAGAACAGCCAAGACGAGAATTACCGCGAGGCACGCCGCGCCTTCCTGATAGGCTATGACCGCAGTGTTCCCCGTCTCCGCCAAGCCAACCGTTGCACCGGTTGCGGCCAATGCAACCCGCACTGTCCGCAAGGCATCGACATCCCGGCGAAACTGCAGGAAATAGACCGGTTTGTGGAAGCACTGAAGCAGGAAACCCTTTAA
- a CDS encoding HU family DNA-binding protein — protein MSAYYDLYETPSPDGKEDKKSLHARICPKRTYTQKEFVEHIATFQHLPKNVIGAALDACIDELCDLLANGNIVELGELGFFSTSLKCLRETDDEKKKIRSESVQFQNVHLRISSTFRNNIKKKMTLERVHSTTKKSKKVVETTEETRKAELELFLKQNVCINKNEYIQLSGLTRHAAIDELNNFIRQGFLRRRGMGRSTVYVRQEKDTANEI, from the coding sequence ATGAGCGCGTATTACGACCTTTACGAAACGCCTTCGCCCGACGGGAAAGAAGACAAGAAATCACTCCATGCACGTATCTGCCCGAAAAGGACTTATACCCAAAAGGAGTTTGTGGAACATATCGCAACTTTCCAACATCTGCCCAAGAATGTGATAGGGGCAGCATTGGATGCCTGCATTGACGAGTTGTGCGACCTCCTTGCCAACGGAAACATCGTGGAGCTGGGAGAACTCGGATTCTTCAGCACTTCACTGAAATGTTTGCGCGAGACCGACGACGAGAAAAAGAAAATCCGCTCCGAATCCGTCCAATTCCAAAACGTACACCTGCGCATCAGCAGCACGTTCCGCAACAACATCAAGAAGAAAATGACGTTGGAACGTGTACACTCCACTACCAAGAAATCGAAAAAAGTAGTAGAGACCACCGAAGAAACAAGAAAAGCCGAACTGGAACTGTTCCTCAAGCAGAATGTATGTATCAACAAGAACGAATACATCCAGCTAAGCGGACTAACCAGACATGCCGCCATAGACGAACTGAACAACTTCATCCGGCAAGGGTTCCTGCGCCGCCGCGGAATGGGAAGGTCAACGGTCTATGTGCGACAAGAAAAAGACACAGCAAACGAAATTTAG